The Actinomyces viscosus genome segment GCGCGTCGGCCTTGCCCATGGAGAAGCCCGCCAGGTCGGTGGCGATCTTCATGACCTGCTCCTGGTACACGATGAGGCCGTGCGTGGTTCCCAGGATCGGTTCGAGGGCCTCCTTGAGCTCGGGGTGGATCGGGACGACCTCCTGCAGGCCGTTCTTGCGCAGCGCGTAGTTGGTGTGCGACTCCGCCCCCATGGGGCCGGGCCGGTAGAGGGCGCCGACGGCGGAGATGTCCTCGAAGTTGTCCGGCTTCATCAGGCGCAGCAGGGTGCGCATGCCGCCGCCGTCGAGCTGGAAGACGCCCAGGGTCTCGCCACGTGAGAGGAGCTCGTAGGTGGCGCGGTCATCGAGCTCGACGTGGTCGATGTCCAGGGCGGGCTTGCCGTTGGCGACGATGTTGTCCAGGGCGTCGGAGATGACCGTGAGGTTGCGCAGTCCCAGGAAGTCCATCTTGAGCAGGCCCAGGTGCTCGCAGGTGGGGTAGTCGAACTGGGTGATGACGGCGCCGTCCTGGAGGCGCTGCATCATGGGGATGATGTCGGTGAGCGTGGCCGAGGACATGATGACGGCGCAGGCGTGGACGCCCCACTGGCGGGTCATGCCCTCCAGCCCCTTGGCCAGCTCGACGATCTTCTGGGCGTCGGGGTCCTCGGCGTGCAGCTTGCGGAACTCCTCGGCCTCCCCGTAGCGCTCGTCGTCGGGGTTGAAGATGCCCTTGATGGAGATGTCCTTGCCCTGGACCGAGGGGGGCATGGCCTTGGTGAGGCGGTCACCGACCGCATAGGGGTAGCCCATGACACGGCTGGAGTCCTTCAGGGACTGCTTGGCCTTGATGACGCCGTAGGTGACGACCTGGCTGATGCGGTCGGCACCGTACTTCTCGCGCACGTACTCGATGACCTCGTCGCGCCGGCGCTCGTCGAAGTCGACGTCGATATCGGGCATGGAGATGCGCTCGGGGTTGAGGAAGCGCTCGAAGATGAGCCCGTGGCGCAGCGGGTTGAGCTCGGTGATACCCATCGCGTAGGCCACCATCGACCCGGCTCCCGACCCGCGTCCCGGCCCCACCCGGATGCCGTGGGCCTTAGCCCAGTTGATGTAGTCGGCCACGACGAGGAAGTAGCCGGGGAAGCCCATCTGGGTGATGACGCTGATCTCGTACTCGGCCTGCTTGCGGCAGTCCTCGGGGATGTCGCCGTTGAAGCGGCGGTCCATGCCGCGCCAGCACTCCTTGACGAACCAGGACTCGTCGGTCTCGCCCTCGGGCACGGGGAAGGCCGGCATGAAGGAGGCCCCCTCGTCCACGGTGCGGAAGCGCACGTCGCACTGCTCGGCCACGAGCAGGGTGTTGTCGCAGGCCTGGGGCATCTCCGAGAAGAGGCGGCGCATCTCGGCACCGGGGCGCAGGTAGTAGGTGTCACCGTCGAACTTGAAGCGGTCGGGGTCGGAGAGCACCGATCCGGAGTTGATGCACAGCATCGCGTCCTGGATGGTGCGGTCCTCGGGGCGCACGTAGTGGGAGTCGTTGGTGGCCAGCAGCGGGGCTCCGATCTGCTGGGCCAGGCGCAGCAGGTCCTTGGTGACGCGTTGCTCGATCTCCAGGCCGTGGTCCATGAGCTCGACGTAGAAGAACTCCTTGCCGAAGATGTCCTGAAGCTCCCCGGCGGCGCGCAGGGCCTCGTCCCACTGGCCCAGGCGCAGGCGGGTCTGGACCTCCGAGGACGGGCAGCCGGTGGTTCCGATGAGGCCGGACCCGTAGCGGGAGAGCAGCTCGCGGTCGATGCGGGGGGCCTTGCCCCACTGGCCCTCCAGGGAGGCGAAGGAGTCCATGCGCATGAGGTTGTGCAGGCCCTCGTCATTGCGCGACAGCAGCGTCATGTGCGTGTAGGAGCCCCGGGCGGAGACGTCGTCGCTTCTCTGGGACTCATCGCCCCAGAAGATTCGGGTCTTGTCGAAGCGGGAGGTGCCGGGGGTCATGTAGGCCTCCACCCCGATGATCGGCTTGATGCCGGCGGCCTTGGCGACGGAGTAGAACTCGTAGGCGCCGAACATGTAGCCGTGGTCGGTGATCGCCAGGGCGGGCTGGCCCAGGCGCTTGGCCTCCGCCACGTAGTCCTTGATCTTTCCGGCGCCGTCCAGCATGGAGTAGTCGGTGTGGACGTGGAGGTGGACGAAGTCGTCCCTGGGGGCTGCATCTTCCTGACTGCTCATCTGCGCCATGGGCCCATCCTAGGCCCGTGGGGCTCCTCGTCCGTGGGAGGCGACCGGCGGCGGTGTCGCCGTCAAACCGTTGCGCCGTCTGGACATTCCCGGTGTGGTCGGGCAGCGCGTGTGAGAATTCCGCCCCCGGTGGACGTCCTCGACCGGCCGGCGGCCTGCGACGGGTTCTCCGTCAGTCCCGGACTCGGGCGGCAGCCTCTCTCGGGGCCAGGACGGCGTGGGCGAGGTCGAGTACGGGTGTGGGCACGCCCACCTCGTCTGCGGATCGGCACACGGAGCCGAGCTGGGCGTCGAGCTCGCTGGGCCGGCCGGCGGCGATGTCGCGCTGCATCGAGGTAGTGGCTCCGGCGGGCTGGGCGTCGGCCAGGGCCATGACGGCCGTGACCGGGTCGGGGGCGTCATCGGTGGCCAGGTCGTGCCCGAGGGCCGTGGCGACGGCGACGACCTCGCGCACGGCCTCGGTGAAGGCGTCTCGCAGGTCGCTGCGCAGCACGCCGATAGGCGCGTTCGCGGCAGCCCCCAGGGCGCCCTGGACGACGACGAAGGCCACCTTGCGCCACAGCTCGGCCCAGACCGAGTCAGGGACCCAGGCACGGATGCCGGCCTCCTCCAGGGCGGCGACGATGGCGGCGCTGCGGGCGGAGGCTCTGCCGTTCCACTCCCCCAGGGCCAGGGAACCGGCGGAGCCGATGGTGCGGACGGTTCCGGGGGAGACGACGGCGGAGTAGACGCGGGCCACGCCGGGCAGGACGTGCTCGGTCCCGACGGCGGCGGCGAGCAGGTCGGGTGCGCTGACCCCGTTCTGGGTGGAGACGACGCCGGTGCTCGGTCCGATCAGGTACCTGAGCGCGGGAGCCAGCTCGGGCAGCGCGTCGACCTTGGTGGTGACGAGCACCAGGTCCGGGTGCCCGCCCAGGGCGTCGATGAGGGCGCCTGGATCCTCGCTCGCCAGTGGTTGCTCGATGCGGGCCGTCACGGTGCCGGACCCACCGTTGGAGCAGTCGCGCAGCGTCAGCCCGCCGGAGCGCAGAGCCTCAAGGGTGCGGCCGTGGACGAGGAACCCGACCTGCTGGCCGCTTGCGGCCAGGCGGGCTCCGAGCCACCCGCCGATGCCTCCGGCACCGATGACGGCGATCCGCATGCGTGTCTCCTCTCCTGCGCTGCTCCGCCCGTTTCGGCTGAGTCGATCAGCGCGGTCTCTGTGCCCTTGGGGGCGTCAGGTCGGGCCGTCCGCGGTGGCGGTAGTGGCGGCGGTGATGGTAGTGACGGTGCGGGCCATGTCCTGGTGCCAGATTCCGGCATCGAGGTAGCGGTGAGCGTCCAGGACCCGGTAGCCGCAGCGCCGGTAGAAGCCCATGGCCTGCTCCTGGGCGGAGAGGATCACCTCGACGCTGGGCGCACCGGAGTACCTCAGCGCCGTCTGCTCGAGGGCGGCCACGACGCGCGCCCCCAGGCCCGTTCCGCGCGCGATCCGGCGCACGGCCAAACGACCGAGGTGAACCTGGCCGGGGTGCTCGGGCTCCATGAGGATGCGCCCGGCTCCCAGGGGCGTGCCGTCGGCCCCGCTGGCCAGGAGGTGGATCGTGGTGGGGGCGTCGTCGCGGGCATCGATCTCCTGGATGAGGGGGACCGCCTGCTCATCGACGAAGACCTCGAGGCGCACGTCGGCCACGGCGGTGCGGAGCCGGTCGGCCTCTGCCCCGGTTCGGTCGCCGCGGACGGTCGCGAAGCCGATCGGCTCGCGGACGGTGGTGGCGGGCCGGATCCTGAGGGCAGGCGCACCGAAGGCGGATCGGCTGTCAGTCGTGCTATCGGTCGTGTCGGTCATGCATGTCCCTCACGGAAGACGGAGGACGTCGAGGGCGTGGACGAGGTCGGCGGGGTAGTCGGAGGTGAAGACCATGTGCTCGCCGGTGATGGGGTGGGCGATGCCGAGCTGTCGGGCGTGAAGCCACTGACGATCGAGGCCGGTGCGCGCGGTCATGGCCGGGTCGGCACCGTAGGTGGCGTCACCGACGCAGGGGTGGCCGACCGCGGCCATGTGGACGCGGATCTGGTGGGTGCGTCCGGTCTCCAGGTGGACCTCGGCCAGGCACGCCCCGGGCATCGCCTCGATGACGTCGTAGTGGGTGACGGACTCGCGCCCGCCATCGATGACCGCCATCTTCCACTCCCGGCTCGGGTGGCGGCCGATGGGGGCGTCGATCGTGCCGCTGGACGGGTCGAGATGGCCCTGGACCAGGGCGTGGTAGATCTTGTCCACCGCGTGCTCACGGAAGGCACGTTTGAGCACGGAGTAGGCCCTCTCCCCCTTGGCCACGATCATGACCCCCGAGGTGCCCACGTCCAGGCGCGAGACGATGCCCTGACGCTCGGCGGCGCCGGAGGTGGCCACCCGCACGTGCATCGCCTTGAGGGCGCCCAGGACGTCGGGGCCGTCCCAGCCCATGGAGGGGTGGGCGGCGACGCCTGCGGGCTTGTCGACGACGACGATGTCCTCGTCCTCGTAGAGGAGGTCCATTCCCTCGACGGGAGTCGCAACGGGCTCGATGGGCCGCGGGTCGGGAAGGTCGACCTCGAGGACGTCGCCGGCCCGGAGGCGAGCGGACTTGGTGAGCCGCTCACCGCCCCTGCGCACGTCGCCGGTCTCGCACAGGTCGCCGACCCGGCTGCGGGACAAGCCGGTCATGCGGGCCAGGGCGGTGTCAACGCGCTCGCCGTCGAAGCCGTCGGGTACGGGCAGCAGGCGCAGACTCATGCCGGATCGACGGGATCGGCCGGGACGGACGCCTCTGAGGCACCTGACGTCCCTGATGGCTTGGCCTCGCCCCTACGACGCCTCCTGGCGCCACCGGTCCTGCCGGCCGAGGCCGTGGATCCCTTCGGCTCGGAGACGTCATCCGCACCGGCGCGCGTCCCGTCGATCTCCCAGCCCCCCAGGGACAGGATGATGATCCCCACGGCGGCGAGCACGATCGCGATGTCCGCGATGTTGCCCACGAAGTAGCCGCCGTAGTCAATGAAGTCGATGACGTGGCCGCGCAGGAACCCGGGCTCTCGCAGGAGACGGTCGATGAGGTTGCCGACCGCGCCGCCGAGCACCAGGCCGAGGGCCACCGCCCACGAGCGGGACACCAGGTTGCGGGAGACGCGGATGATGATGATCACCACGAGCAGGGCGATGAGCGCGAAGATCCAGGTCTGTCCGGTGGCGAAGGAGAAGGCGGCACCGGGATTGCGCACCAGGACAAGCCCCAGCGCCCGGCCGAGCAGCGCCGTGTGCCGTCCGTCGGCCAGGGCGGAGAGGGCCCACTGCTTGGTGATCTGGTCGACGACGACGATGATGATCGCCACCGTCCACAGCACGGCAACCGGGAGGCGCTGGGATCGGCGGCCGCCGCCGTTCTCGTCGTCCTGTGATCCCGTGGTCTTCTCCACGGTGTCGAACGGGTTGTCTGTGGGCAGTGACACGACATTGTCTGCGGCTTCCTCGGAGGAGGCCGGGTCCAGGTGGTCTGGCATGAGGCTTTCTCGCATTGCGCTCAGAAGAGAACAGGTGATGAGTGGGGCGTGCGTACCGAGCGAAGGGCGGCGACCCGCGCGGGTCGCCGCCCTTCGTGGGAGGCCGTGTCAGAGACGACTGGAGGCGCT includes the following:
- the dnaE gene encoding DNA polymerase III subunit alpha, whose protein sequence is MAQMSSQEDAAPRDDFVHLHVHTDYSMLDGAGKIKDYVAEAKRLGQPALAITDHGYMFGAYEFYSVAKAAGIKPIIGVEAYMTPGTSRFDKTRIFWGDESQRSDDVSARGSYTHMTLLSRNDEGLHNLMRMDSFASLEGQWGKAPRIDRELLSRYGSGLIGTTGCPSSEVQTRLRLGQWDEALRAAGELQDIFGKEFFYVELMDHGLEIEQRVTKDLLRLAQQIGAPLLATNDSHYVRPEDRTIQDAMLCINSGSVLSDPDRFKFDGDTYYLRPGAEMRRLFSEMPQACDNTLLVAEQCDVRFRTVDEGASFMPAFPVPEGETDESWFVKECWRGMDRRFNGDIPEDCRKQAEYEISVITQMGFPGYFLVVADYINWAKAHGIRVGPGRGSGAGSMVAYAMGITELNPLRHGLIFERFLNPERISMPDIDVDFDERRRDEVIEYVREKYGADRISQVVTYGVIKAKQSLKDSSRVMGYPYAVGDRLTKAMPPSVQGKDISIKGIFNPDDERYGEAEEFRKLHAEDPDAQKIVELAKGLEGMTRQWGVHACAVIMSSATLTDIIPMMQRLQDGAVITQFDYPTCEHLGLLKMDFLGLRNLTVISDALDNIVANGKPALDIDHVELDDRATYELLSRGETLGVFQLDGGGMRTLLRLMKPDNFEDISAVGALYRPGPMGAESHTNYALRKNGLQEVVPIHPELKEALEPILGTTHGLIVYQEQVMKIATDLAGFSMGKADALRKAMGKKKMDILAKMFVEFEAGMVEAGFSKESVKTLWDVVVPFAKYAFNKAHSAAYGVVSYWTAYLKAHYPTEYMAALLTSQKDNKDKLAVYLGECRHMGITVLPPDVNASRAQFSAVDEDVRFGLSAVRNVGINVVDAIVAARQEKGEFTSFEDFLDKVPAVVCNKRTIDSLIKAGAFDSLGHTRRSLQACHEDFVDEVIGVKRNEAAGQFDLFASLMGGSDGEDASPFGNGPVFSSDVPNLPEWDKKDKLAYERDMLGLYVSDHPLMGLEGLLGKLADKEISELHENDELPDGAMVTIAGLITSLTRKTTKQGNLWAIAQIEDLAGSIEVLFFPQTYQTVSTMLAPDTVVTVRGRLNRRDGQVALYAQEMTIPDISSAAHEAVLITLPTNRCTGPLVEQFKDVLTKHPGGSTVRLTLTSPGREVRTQLDASLRVEASPAFYSDIKALLGPGCLRH
- a CDS encoding 2-dehydropantoate 2-reductase, producing MRIAVIGAGGIGGWLGARLAASGQQVGFLVHGRTLEALRSGGLTLRDCSNGGSGTVTARIEQPLASEDPGALIDALGGHPDLVLVTTKVDALPELAPALRYLIGPSTGVVSTQNGVSAPDLLAAAVGTEHVLPGVARVYSAVVSPGTVRTIGSAGSLALGEWNGRASARSAAIVAALEEAGIRAWVPDSVWAELWRKVAFVVVQGALGAAANAPIGVLRSDLRDAFTEAVREVVAVATALGHDLATDDAPDPVTAVMALADAQPAGATTSMQRDIAAGRPSELDAQLGSVCRSADEVGVPTPVLDLAHAVLAPREAAARVRD
- a CDS encoding GNAT family N-acetyltransferase, which gives rise to MTDTTDSTTDSRSAFGAPALRIRPATTVREPIGFATVRGDRTGAEADRLRTAVADVRLEVFVDEQAVPLIQEIDARDDAPTTIHLLASGADGTPLGAGRILMEPEHPGQVHLGRLAVRRIARGTGLGARVVAALEQTALRYSGAPSVEVILSAQEQAMGFYRRCGYRVLDAHRYLDAGIWHQDMARTVTTITAATTATADGPT
- a CDS encoding RluA family pseudouridine synthase, producing MSLRLLPVPDGFDGERVDTALARMTGLSRSRVGDLCETGDVRRGGERLTKSARLRAGDVLEVDLPDPRPIEPVATPVEGMDLLYEDEDIVVVDKPAGVAAHPSMGWDGPDVLGALKAMHVRVATSGAAERQGIVSRLDVGTSGVMIVAKGERAYSVLKRAFREHAVDKIYHALVQGHLDPSSGTIDAPIGRHPSREWKMAVIDGGRESVTHYDVIEAMPGACLAEVHLETGRTHQIRVHMAAVGHPCVGDATYGADPAMTARTGLDRQWLHARQLGIAHPITGEHMVFTSDYPADLVHALDVLRLP
- the lspA gene encoding signal peptidase II, encoding MPDHLDPASSEEAADNVVSLPTDNPFDTVEKTTGSQDDENGGGRRSQRLPVAVLWTVAIIIVVVDQITKQWALSALADGRHTALLGRALGLVLVRNPGAAFSFATGQTWIFALIALLVVIIIIRVSRNLVSRSWAVALGLVLGGAVGNLIDRLLREPGFLRGHVIDFIDYGGYFVGNIADIAIVLAAVGIIILSLGGWEIDGTRAGADDVSEPKGSTASAGRTGGARRRRRGEAKPSGTSGASEASVPADPVDPA